One window of the Alphaproteobacteria bacterium genome contains the following:
- a CDS encoding glutathione S-transferase family protein has translation MKLYYTPLKGLIHKVQVVALEKGLYHSLEPRPCIPYEQWDELTAANPLSKVPTLVLDDGTPIYGGHVIYEYFDSLAPEPELFPKSGPARWVELTRLTLGDQLFDLSSQRQFEINRPKEHIREDFQHRIESAIRRGLDRVNRDCGSYTGLSVGQISIACALKYHDWQREKGILPWDWREGRPAMKAWFDRFTDRPSFVPRDDEIVGRPILPIKDRN, from the coding sequence ATGAAGCTTTACTACACCCCGTTGAAGGGTTTGATCCACAAGGTGCAGGTCGTCGCCCTTGAGAAAGGTCTTTACCACTCGCTCGAACCGCGACCGTGCATACCCTACGAACAATGGGACGAACTGACCGCCGCCAACCCGCTGTCCAAGGTACCGACGCTCGTGCTGGACGACGGGACGCCGATTTACGGCGGCCACGTCATCTACGAATATTTCGACTCGCTCGCGCCCGAACCCGAGCTGTTCCCAAAATCGGGGCCTGCGCGCTGGGTCGAGCTAACCCGGCTTACCCTCGGGGACCAATTGTTCGACCTCTCGAGCCAACGGCAGTTCGAAATCAACCGGCCGAAGGAACACATTCGGGAAGATTTTCAGCACCGTATCGAATCTGCGATCCGCCGAGGGCTGGACCGAGTGAACCGGGACTGCGGCAGTTACACCGGCCTGAGCGTTGGGCAGATATCCATCGCGTGTGCGCTCAAGTACCACGACTGGCAACGCGAAAAGGGCATCCTGCCGTGGGATTGGCGCGAGGGACGGCCCGCGATGAAGGCGTGGTTCGACCGCTTTACCGACCGGCCATCGTTCGTCCCGCGCGACGACGAGATCGTGGGAAGACCGATTCTGCCGATCAAAGACCGCAACTAG
- a CDS encoding LuxR C-terminal-related transcriptional regulator produces MLRQAEQVPSSETEESIGRFLYPATPRSHARIALKPGGTGFPARLANAILGEEKGEPIMRLSPRETECLEWTAQGKTTWEIAQILCLSDSTVNYYIRNAMKKLAVHTKAHAVSKAAVLGMFG; encoded by the coding sequence ATGTTGCGTCAGGCAGAACAAGTACCGAGTAGCGAGACTGAAGAGTCCATCGGCCGGTTTCTCTATCCCGCAACACCGCGGTCCCACGCGCGGATTGCTCTCAAGCCCGGCGGAACCGGTTTCCCCGCGCGACTTGCCAACGCCATTCTCGGTGAAGAGAAGGGCGAGCCGATCATGCGGCTGAGCCCGCGGGAAACGGAATGCCTCGAGTGGACCGCCCAGGGGAAGACCACCTGGGAAATCGCGCAGATCCTCTGCCTCTCGGACTCGACCGTGAATTACTACATTCGCAACGCGATGAAGAAACTCGCGGTACATACCAAAGCCCATGCGGTTTCCAAGGCCGCGGTGCTGGGCATGTTCGGATGA
- a CDS encoding GH3 auxin-responsive promoter family protein, producing MLDATPLLRAFARYRLNQLAYLDPAESQRKMLRGLVRTARQTRFGRDHGFDRIVDVADFQARVPLRQYEDFWDNYWKDAFPYVSEATWPGIAPYFAVTSGTTAGRSKYIPVTRAMLRSNAKAGVDLYAFHLRAHPDSRILAGKSFMLGGSTRLVPEAPGVRSGDLSGIMVAEMPWFAQPRYFPSRDLALIEDWEEKVAHLAAGSLKERITMIGGTPSWLLLFFEKLQAIAPNRTLADIYPDLELLVHGGVSFAPYRDRFAEVCAGTRASFREVYPASEGFIALADDAPEAGLRLSLDHGIFFEFVPVSELGSPTPVRHWIDTVEIGVDYAVAVSTCAGLWAYLIGDTVTFRDRHPARVEITGRTAQMLSAFGEHVIVSELDRAITHAAEATQCAVRDYAVGALYPGGNASQGRHLVIVEFEPESPLPDPARFAALFDGALQEDNDDYRAHRSGDYGVALPEILIGKRGIFAAWMKRRGKLGGQNKVPRILTDPALFADLRSFVTARRA from the coding sequence ATGCTCGACGCGACGCCGTTGCTGCGCGCCTTTGCCCGCTACCGTCTCAATCAACTTGCATACTTGGACCCGGCAGAGAGCCAGCGGAAAATGCTGCGTGGCCTGGTTCGAACGGCGCGGCAAACTAGGTTTGGACGCGATCACGGGTTCGATCGCATCGTTGACGTTGCCGATTTTCAGGCGCGCGTTCCCCTGCGCCAGTACGAAGATTTCTGGGACAATTACTGGAAAGACGCCTTTCCCTATGTCAGCGAGGCGACTTGGCCGGGGATCGCGCCCTACTTCGCGGTAACATCGGGCACGACGGCGGGACGGAGCAAATATATTCCCGTGACCCGCGCGATGCTGCGCAGCAACGCGAAAGCGGGGGTCGATCTTTACGCCTTTCATCTACGCGCCCATCCCGACAGTCGAATCCTCGCGGGAAAGAGCTTCATGCTTGGGGGTAGTACGCGTCTGGTTCCCGAGGCGCCAGGCGTTCGCAGCGGCGATCTCAGCGGCATCATGGTGGCCGAAATGCCGTGGTTCGCGCAGCCGCGGTACTTTCCATCGCGCGATCTCGCGTTGATCGAAGACTGGGAGGAAAAGGTCGCTCATCTTGCTGCGGGGTCGCTCAAGGAGAGGATTACGATGATCGGCGGAACGCCGAGCTGGTTACTTCTATTCTTTGAAAAACTCCAGGCGATCGCGCCGAACCGAACGCTGGCCGACATCTACCCCGACCTCGAATTGCTGGTCCATGGCGGCGTCAGCTTCGCGCCCTACCGTGATCGGTTTGCCGAGGTCTGTGCCGGGACGCGCGCATCCTTTCGCGAGGTCTATCCGGCGAGCGAGGGCTTTATCGCGCTTGCCGACGATGCGCCCGAAGCAGGTCTGCGACTGTCGCTGGACCACGGCATATTCTTCGAATTCGTTCCGGTGAGCGAACTCGGCAGTCCGACGCCCGTGCGGCACTGGATCGACACTGTGGAAATCGGCGTCGACTACGCGGTCGCCGTCTCTACCTGTGCGGGGCTGTGGGCGTATTTGATTGGGGACACAGTGACATTCCGCGACCGACATCCGGCGCGGGTCGAGATCACCGGTCGTACGGCACAGATGCTCTCGGCCTTTGGCGAGCACGTTATTGTCTCGGAACTTGACCGCGCGATTACCCATGCCGCCGAAGCCACCCAGTGCGCAGTCCGGGACTATGCGGTCGGGGCCTTGTATCCCGGCGGCAATGCATCGCAGGGCCGCCATTTGGTCATTGTCGAATTCGAGCCGGAAAGCCCGTTACCTGATCCGGCTCGCTTCGCCGCACTGTTCGATGGCGCCCTCCAAGAAGATAACGACGATTATCGTGCCCACCGCTCGGGCGATTACGGCGTTGCGCTGCCCGAGATTCTTATTGGGAAGCGTGGCATTTTTGCCGCGTGGATGAAGCGGCGGGGAAAGCTCGGCGGTCAAAACAAAGTGCCCCGGATTCTCACCGATCCTGCCCTTTTTGCCGATCTTCGCTCCTTTGTGACGGCCCGTCGGGCCTAG
- a CDS encoding alpha/beta hydrolase, giving the protein MAQVHYRYAGTDGPVLVCFHQTPLSSRMYERALPYLGAHLKAFAFDTPGYGASTPLSETPTVEGFARQIVQAIDTIGLTKMAICGFATGSAIAVEVAHQVGRRATHIVLSGTPVLSDSRLKMFADRLGEPLLSKDGDHLRQVWDSRVENFGPEGDLEQVQMAVSETLRVYDRYNAGLLAVSTYDLSAALRSLDIPSLFITAEHDKLAPENKDAARLVAGSREIFLPGARPQVCWSDPARFAKEAVGFITAT; this is encoded by the coding sequence ATGGCCCAGGTACATTACCGGTATGCCGGTACCGATGGGCCGGTCCTCGTCTGCTTCCACCAGACGCCCCTATCCTCACGGATGTACGAGCGCGCACTGCCCTATCTAGGCGCACACCTTAAGGCGTTCGCTTTCGATACCCCGGGCTATGGCGCGTCGACGCCACTTTCCGAAACGCCCACCGTCGAAGGATTTGCCCGGCAGATCGTCCAAGCCATCGACACGATCGGGTTGACGAAAATGGCGATCTGCGGATTCGCGACGGGTTCCGCGATCGCGGTCGAAGTCGCGCACCAAGTCGGCCGCCGAGCGACGCACATCGTTCTCTCCGGAACACCAGTACTAAGCGATTCTCGCCTCAAGATGTTTGCCGATCGTCTCGGCGAACCTCTTCTGAGTAAAGACGGCGATCACCTTCGGCAGGTCTGGGACAGCCGCGTCGAAAACTTCGGCCCCGAAGGCGATTTGGAACAAGTGCAAATGGCTGTTTCGGAAACGTTACGCGTTTACGATCGTTACAACGCTGGCTTGCTCGCCGTGTCGACATACGACCTTTCGGCGGCGCTTCGATCGCTCGACATTCCTTCGCTGTTCATCACCGCCGAGCACGACAAACTGGCGCCGGAGAACAAGGATGCAGCTCGGTTGGTTGCCGGGTCTCGGGAGATTTTTCTGCCCGGCGCCCGCCCGCAAGTTTGTTGGAGCGATCCTGCCCGGTTTGCGAAAGAGGCTGTTGGCTTCATTACCGCGACTTGA
- a CDS encoding aldo/keto reductase, with the protein MDLVTTHGAAIPKIGFGTFPLKGDDAWRMVAHALKAGYRHIDTAQMYGNEAEVGDAIAQSGVARDEVFLTTKVWPDNFGDGPLQKSVEQSLEKLQVDAVDLLLLHWPKFDRPLNETVRALNAVQRAGMARHIGVSNFTVALVNEAWACSEAPLINNQVEYHPYVDQGPVLGVVRERGMSLTAYMPNARGKVYGDAALEKIGARHRKTAGQVALRWLYQQDGVVAIPRTGNEAHADENIAILDFALSDAEMAEIFAIGRPDGRLLNPPGLAPKWD; encoded by the coding sequence ATGGACTTGGTCACCACCCACGGCGCCGCAATTCCAAAGATCGGATTCGGCACGTTCCCGCTCAAGGGCGACGACGCCTGGCGCATGGTGGCCCATGCGTTGAAGGCCGGGTATCGCCATATCGACACGGCACAAATGTACGGCAACGAGGCCGAGGTCGGCGACGCCATTGCGCAGTCGGGCGTTGCCCGCGACGAGGTGTTCCTGACCACCAAAGTGTGGCCCGACAACTTTGGCGATGGGCCGCTCCAAAAATCGGTCGAGCAAAGCCTCGAAAAGCTCCAAGTCGATGCGGTGGACTTGCTTTTGCTCCATTGGCCCAAGTTCGATAGACCGCTGAACGAGACCGTCCGCGCGCTCAACGCGGTACAGCGCGCCGGGATGGCGCGGCATATCGGTGTCAGCAACTTCACGGTGGCGCTCGTCAACGAGGCCTGGGCGTGCAGCGAGGCACCGTTGATCAACAACCAAGTCGAGTACCATCCCTATGTCGACCAAGGGCCGGTCCTGGGTGTCGTGCGCGAGCGGGGCATGTCGCTGACGGCGTATATGCCCAATGCACGCGGCAAGGTGTACGGGGACGCGGCGCTCGAGAAGATCGGCGCGCGTCACCGTAAGACGGCGGGACAGGTGGCGCTCCGTTGGCTCTATCAACAAGACGGCGTCGTCGCGATCCCGCGCACCGGCAATGAAGCCCACGCCGATGAGAACATCGCGATTCTCGATTTCGCGCTGAGCGACGCCGAGATGGCCGAGATCTTCGCGATCGGCCGCCCCGACGGCCGGCTCCTCAATCCGCCGGGGCTCGCGCCCAAATGGGATTGA
- a CDS encoding alpha/beta hydrolase, which produces MDQATFEKIWRVPDGVRRGYADCRFGQLHYARFEPDRATQPPLVCCHASPVSWRSWQALMPEIGRDRVVIAVDSPGHGDSSKPATQPAIPDYAAAIGDALPSLGIDRFDVIGNHTGSKVAVALALQQPQSVRRLVLISAPFYSDAEVATMRARYAEVPLAEDGGHWLIRWGAMMSSLGKALPPEVVHRIFLETLRGGAEYEWGHHAAFAYQHADHLPKVPQPVLVLNPQDEIHSATKRCESNLRNGRLVNLESSHELTELEPETFAAMLRDFLDKSADDPDLRDATPASPPRGPSARSTRVRRGYAEMPFGQLHYLKGAPDGTPRGRPVLCLHASPRSGRDFGLIPEVLGRDRIVLAPDMPGLGGSSLPAAPMTIEDWAETMLGFLDRMHVDQVDVFGYHTGSVTAVALALAAPDRVNRVAAISLPLLGQTVREAQFDKIAPDLAVKADGSHLTSVWQKKWAYRGGTQTLPLFDAFMSDYVRAGPLAYRAYYALFGYPLETRLADVRQPMLVFNPKDEISQNTREAMALVQNGRLVDVDPWGYGMLDTNPEEIAEYLRAHFDA; this is translated from the coding sequence GTGGACCAGGCGACATTCGAAAAGATATGGCGGGTACCGGACGGCGTTCGGCGCGGATACGCCGATTGCCGCTTCGGACAACTGCACTACGCTCGCTTCGAGCCCGATCGCGCGACGCAACCGCCGCTGGTGTGTTGTCATGCCAGCCCAGTATCATGGCGTAGCTGGCAAGCGCTGATGCCGGAGATCGGACGCGACCGTGTTGTCATCGCCGTCGATTCGCCCGGTCACGGTGATTCGAGCAAACCTGCCACCCAGCCCGCGATTCCAGACTATGCCGCGGCAATCGGCGATGCGCTCCCGTCGCTGGGGATCGACCGCTTCGATGTGATCGGCAACCACACCGGATCTAAGGTTGCGGTCGCCCTTGCACTACAACAGCCGCAGTCGGTGCGGCGACTGGTCTTGATCTCTGCGCCGTTCTACAGCGATGCCGAGGTTGCAACGATGCGGGCGCGCTACGCCGAGGTGCCGCTTGCCGAGGATGGTGGTCATTGGTTGATCCGGTGGGGCGCCATGATGTCGTCCCTCGGCAAGGCACTGCCGCCCGAGGTCGTGCATCGAATCTTTCTAGAAACGCTGCGTGGCGGGGCCGAATACGAATGGGGTCACCACGCCGCATTCGCCTATCAGCACGCCGATCACCTCCCGAAGGTGCCGCAACCCGTTCTTGTCCTCAATCCCCAAGACGAAATCCATTCTGCGACCAAACGTTGCGAAAGCAATCTGCGTAACGGGCGTTTGGTCAATCTCGAGTCGAGCCACGAACTCACCGAACTGGAGCCTGAAACATTCGCAGCGATGTTGCGCGACTTCCTCGACAAATCGGCCGACGACCCTGACCTGCGGGACGCGACGCCGGCGTCACCGCCGCGCGGTCCGTCCGCCCGGTCGACCCGTGTGCGCCGCGGCTATGCGGAGATGCCCTTCGGGCAGTTGCATTACCTGAAGGGTGCGCCGGACGGAACACCGCGCGGGCGGCCTGTTCTGTGTCTCCATGCCAGCCCGCGCTCTGGCCGCGATTTCGGCCTGATCCCCGAAGTACTGGGCCGCGACCGCATCGTTCTGGCGCCCGACATGCCGGGGCTCGGTGGGTCGAGTTTGCCCGCGGCGCCGATGACGATCGAGGATTGGGCCGAGACCATGTTGGGGTTTCTGGATCGCATGCATGTCGATCAGGTCGATGTCTTTGGGTACCACACCGGTTCTGTGACAGCGGTGGCGCTGGCGCTGGCGGCGCCCGACCGGGTGAACCGGGTTGCCGCGATCTCGCTGCCGCTCCTGGGGCAGACCGTGCGCGAGGCGCAGTTCGACAAAATAGCCCCGGACCTCGCGGTCAAGGCGGACGGGTCCCACCTCACGTCGGTGTGGCAAAAGAAGTGGGCCTATCGCGGCGGCACGCAAACCCTGCCGCTTTTCGATGCCTTTATGTCGGATTACGTCCGCGCCGGGCCGCTGGCCTACCGCGCCTACTACGCGCTTTTCGGCTATCCCCTGGAGACGCGGCTGGCAGACGTGCGGCAGCCGATGCTGGTGTTCAATCCGAAGGACGAGATCTCACAAAACACGCGCGAGGCAATGGCGTTGGTGCAGAACGGTCGGCTGGTAGATGTCGATCCGTGGGGCTACGGCATGCTTGATACCAACCCGGAGGAAATCGCCGAGTACCTTCGGGCGCACTTCGACGCCTAG
- a CDS encoding pentapeptide repeat-containing protein, with protein sequence MTPQDFVDMLRRHDRFLRRQSGGRRAVLTNLDLSGLRLTNMNLREAKLTGVSFRNSRLINADFSFADLFAADFAKAELTGANMRRADLRGARLCEAVLRDANLKEADLRPGALVIDQHQPRESGSPDFTVEKTTDGNGRIADLTGADLRRANLEAARLQDAKLVGADLQRANLSFARFERANMRGAILTDVRLTSVDLAGASVSVASANWPLDLQLTLRKHSIWADSDGRGGQRAELANGNLREMDLTHAFLSGANLAGANLSGANLTSAELVLTNLAGANLDGAYLSRTDLSGANLSGASLKGAVLTSVSMEPVVVQRQDGGKGTKLIQTDLSHADLSGAEIAYTAFHKALLDGLKHDGVLAAIKLRLEGVGAA encoded by the coding sequence ATGACCCCGCAAGATTTCGTCGATATGTTGCGTCGCCATGACCGGTTCTTGCGCCGGCAAAGCGGTGGCCGGCGTGCGGTCCTGACGAACCTCGACCTCTCGGGTCTGCGCCTAACCAACATGAACCTTCGAGAAGCGAAGTTGACCGGCGTCAGTTTCAGAAACAGCCGCCTGATCAACGCCGATTTTTCGTTTGCCGACTTGTTCGCCGCCGATTTTGCTAAAGCCGAACTGACCGGGGCCAACATGCGTCGCGCAGACCTGCGTGGCGCGCGACTTTGCGAGGCTGTGCTCCGCGACGCAAATCTCAAGGAAGCCGACCTGCGGCCCGGTGCATTGGTCATCGACCAACATCAGCCGCGGGAATCGGGCAGCCCGGACTTCACAGTCGAGAAGACGACAGATGGGAACGGACGGATTGCCGATCTGACCGGGGCCGACCTACGGCGTGCCAATCTTGAAGCCGCCCGCCTGCAGGATGCGAAACTGGTAGGCGCAGACCTTCAGCGGGCGAACTTGAGCTTCGCCCGCTTCGAACGCGCCAATATGCGCGGCGCAATCCTGACCGACGTTCGTCTGACCAGTGTCGACCTCGCGGGCGCGTCGGTAAGCGTCGCATCGGCCAATTGGCCGCTGGACTTGCAGCTAACCCTCCGCAAGCATTCGATTTGGGCCGATTCCGACGGACGGGGTGGACAACGGGCCGAACTAGCGAATGGGAACTTGCGCGAAATGGACCTCACCCATGCGTTTCTTTCCGGCGCGAATTTGGCCGGAGCGAACCTTTCCGGTGCCAACCTAACGAGTGCCGAGTTAGTGTTGACGAACTTGGCTGGCGCAAACTTGGACGGCGCCTACCTGTCGAGGACCGATCTGTCAGGAGCGAATTTGTCGGGTGCCTCGCTCAAGGGTGCCGTCTTAACCAGCGTCAGCATGGAGCCTGTCGTCGTGCAACGCCAGGATGGCGGGAAGGGAACGAAGTTGATTCAGACCGACCTTTCCCACGCCGATCTATCGGGCGCCGAGATCGCCTACACGGCGTTCCATAAGGCTCTACTCGACGGCCTTAAACACGACGGTGTCCTCGCCGCGATCAAACTCCGGTTGGAAGGCGTCGGTGCCGCCTAG
- a CDS encoding amidohydrolase family protein codes for MTIGKSQQIRAGLDHPVIDGDGHIVEILPVFIDYLRQAGGQHLADRYRRLQAANSPYDDAQGWFSLAPDARHRQRLMRPPSWLVNSASARERATTMLPNLIRERLDEFGIDFAIMYTSIGIPISSSNDEELRLGGCRALNLMYADLFDAHRDRMTPSAVIPIHTPAEAIAEIEFAVKERGFKTVTIPGCVTRPVADAGDNRHAVWIDPLAVDSLYDYDPVWAKCLELGVAPATHHSGMGAGWGARSTTTNFMYNHIGHFAAGADAVCKALFMGGVTRRFPNLRIAFLEGGAGWALSLLNDITEHWEKRNIDSLRRVTDPRLLDRAELSDYFRHYGGALIGAGDPDAFDSVFASPLGAETAEDVDDWGAAELGEKADIGRRFLPNFFIGCEADDRMNGAAFDPRLNPFGAKLNAFLGSDIGHWDVPDPTKVLAEAWELVEDGLLTPDDFRAFTFENVTRLHTQMNPHFFDGTVVEDAVRNVAKVHATV; via the coding sequence ATGACGATTGGCAAATCTCAGCAAATCCGGGCCGGTCTCGATCACCCGGTTATCGACGGGGACGGGCATATCGTCGAGATCCTGCCAGTATTCATCGACTATCTGCGGCAAGCAGGCGGTCAACATCTGGCCGACCGCTATCGTCGGCTGCAGGCGGCCAACAGTCCGTACGACGACGCCCAGGGTTGGTTTTCGCTGGCGCCCGATGCCCGGCACCGGCAACGGTTGATGCGCCCCCCGTCATGGCTGGTGAATTCGGCCAGTGCGCGCGAACGGGCCACCACGATGCTGCCCAATCTGATCCGCGAACGGCTCGACGAGTTCGGGATCGATTTCGCGATCATGTACACCTCGATCGGTATTCCGATTTCCTCGAGCAACGACGAAGAGCTCAGGCTTGGCGGATGTCGCGCGCTGAACCTGATGTATGCGGACCTGTTCGACGCGCACCGCGACCGCATGACGCCGTCCGCGGTGATCCCAATCCATACCCCGGCCGAAGCCATCGCCGAGATCGAATTCGCAGTGAAAGAGCGCGGCTTCAAGACGGTCACCATTCCGGGCTGCGTCACCCGGCCGGTCGCGGATGCCGGCGACAATCGCCACGCGGTCTGGATCGACCCGTTGGCCGTCGACAGCCTGTACGACTACGACCCGGTGTGGGCGAAATGCCTCGAACTGGGTGTGGCCCCGGCCACCCATCACAGTGGGATGGGGGCGGGCTGGGGTGCGCGGTCCACGACCACAAACTTTATGTACAATCACATCGGCCACTTCGCCGCAGGGGCCGATGCGGTATGCAAAGCCCTGTTCATGGGCGGCGTTACTCGGCGCTTCCCGAACCTACGGATCGCCTTTCTCGAAGGCGGCGCGGGGTGGGCGCTCAGCTTGCTAAACGACATCACCGAACATTGGGAAAAGAGAAACATCGATTCACTGCGGCGCGTCACCGACCCAAGGCTCTTGGATCGCGCAGAACTCTCGGATTACTTCCGGCATTACGGCGGTGCGCTGATTGGCGCCGGCGATCCGGACGCGTTCGATAGCGTCTTTGCCAGTCCTCTCGGCGCCGAAACTGCCGAGGATGTCGACGATTGGGGCGCCGCCGAACTGGGCGAGAAGGCCGATATCGGCAGACGCTTCCTGCCGAACTTCTTTATCGGGTGCGAGGCCGACGATCGGATGAACGGCGCCGCGTTCGATCCTCGGCTCAATCCGTTCGGCGCTAAACTCAACGCTTTCCTCGGGTCAGATATCGGTCACTGGGACGTCCCCGACCCGACCAAGGTTCTGGCCGAAGCCTGGGAACTGGTCGAAGACGGGTTGCTTACGCCCGACGATTTCCGCGCCTTCACCTTCGAAAACGTCACCCGACTACACACCCAGATGAACCCCCACTTCTTCGACGGTACGGTCGTCGAAGACGCAGTGCGCAACGTTGCGAAGGTCCACGCGACCGTCTAG
- a CDS encoding penicillin acylase family protein, producing MKLRRFAGAAIMATGLAACGVLTPLPKPMSLDERLAMFPTENLPIKKEVAVYWNDHHVPFIDAQDDGDLAFTLGLVHAHLRLGIMEIFRLASQGRLAEVGGPLAVDIDHALRIVDFGKAAPDIVAAMPADTRQWLEEFVRGINYYVANAKELPHEFAVLGLKQEPWTAEDVVTAGRLASADVNWFVWFSLLGQRSRADWPALWARLVEEGSESFPSYLAGETGSRAHLMDILAGFSRSGSNSVAVGANRSASGGAMLASDPHLGIFQPSLWVLAGYRSPSYHAAGLMGPGLPFIALGRNLSIAWGGTNLRAASSDLFDVSALPPSAFREREERIKVRWWFDKTVTVRESDFGPILSDAAALDTGPSEPLAMRWVGHRPTDELTAMLRVNQASDWPAFRGALAEFAVSSQNMLYADSSGNIGHLMATRLPARGLELPRDIVLQPTEGAHWQRLIGGADLPITFNPPGGILASANNRGAVADIPIGYFFSPDDRVVRLTGILEANGPIAVADLAKLQQDTYQGSSVALRNVLLEEIDRLGEGLALSANAARAVQALRDWDGHYRIDSGGALAFETFLFHVVDNLVDPVQQSAYNAAGRPFSFIEADIRSASEARLSVVLSGALEKAGAAIESGQTWGDVHRLQIAHPLGALPILGKRYVFDNLPVAGSSQTVMKTAHDMTDKKHNTQFGSNARHISDMSDPDENYFVLLGGQDGWMGSSTFMDQISLWRDGEFIRVPLRLETVRATFPHTLALRPGR from the coding sequence ATGAAACTGCGCCGGTTTGCGGGAGCTGCAATCATGGCTACGGGGCTGGCCGCCTGCGGCGTTCTCACCCCATTGCCAAAACCGATGTCGCTCGATGAACGCTTGGCGATGTTTCCCACCGAGAACCTTCCAATAAAAAAGGAGGTTGCGGTCTATTGGAACGATCATCACGTTCCGTTTATCGACGCCCAGGACGACGGCGACCTGGCATTCACGCTCGGCTTGGTGCATGCCCATTTGCGACTTGGCATCATGGAGATCTTTCGCCTGGCATCCCAAGGTCGCCTAGCGGAGGTCGGCGGACCCCTTGCCGTTGACATCGACCATGCCCTGCGGATCGTCGATTTCGGCAAAGCGGCCCCCGATATCGTGGCCGCCATGCCGGCCGACACACGGCAGTGGCTCGAAGAATTCGTTAGAGGCATCAATTATTACGTCGCCAATGCTAAGGAACTGCCGCACGAATTCGCGGTCCTCGGGTTAAAGCAGGAGCCCTGGACAGCCGAGGATGTCGTGACCGCCGGGCGCCTCGCGTCTGCCGACGTGAACTGGTTTGTATGGTTCTCGCTATTGGGGCAGCGGAGCAGAGCGGATTGGCCGGCACTTTGGGCGCGGTTGGTTGAGGAGGGGTCGGAGTCGTTCCCGAGCTACCTTGCTGGGGAGACCGGTAGTCGCGCGCACCTGATGGATATCTTGGCTGGCTTCAGCCGGTCGGGGAGCAACTCCGTGGCGGTTGGCGCGAATCGCAGCGCGTCAGGTGGAGCAATGCTCGCCAGCGATCCGCACCTCGGCATTTTCCAGCCTAGTCTATGGGTTCTCGCGGGCTACCGATCGCCGTCCTACCACGCCGCCGGACTGATGGGGCCGGGACTGCCGTTTATTGCCCTTGGGCGGAATTTGTCGATCGCTTGGGGTGGTACCAACCTGCGCGCCGCGAGTAGCGACCTGTTCGACGTATCAGCGCTCCCTCCTTCGGCCTTTCGCGAACGCGAGGAGCGGATCAAGGTCCGCTGGTGGTTCGACAAAACCGTGACCGTCCGGGAGAGCGACTTCGGTCCGATCCTCTCGGATGCCGCTGCGCTCGACACCGGCCCTAGCGAACCGTTGGCGATGCGTTGGGTCGGGCACCGTCCGACCGACGAGCTAACGGCCATGCTCAGGGTGAATCAGGCATCCGATTGGCCGGCGTTTCGTGGCGCCCTCGCCGAGTTCGCGGTCTCGTCGCAGAACATGCTGTATGCGGACTCGTCCGGGAATATCGGGCACTTGATGGCAACCCGGTTGCCAGCCCGCGGCCTCGAGTTGCCGCGCGACATCGTGCTGCAGCCGACCGAGGGCGCCCACTGGCAAAGACTGATCGGTGGCGCCGACCTGCCGATCACCTTCAACCCGCCCGGCGGCATTCTCGCATCGGCAAACAACCGCGGTGCCGTGGCTGATATCCCGATTGGGTACTTCTTCTCTCCCGACGACCGAGTCGTGCGATTGACCGGCATTCTCGAAGCAAATGGCCCAATCGCTGTCGCGGATTTGGCGAAGCTACAACAGGATACCTACCAAGGGTCCTCGGTCGCGCTTCGCAATGTGTTGTTGGAGGAAATCGATCGGCTTGGGGAGGGCCTTGCGCTCTCCGCCAACGCAGCCCGCGCCGTACAGGCGCTACGTGATTGGGACGGTCATTACAGAATCGACAGCGGCGGCGCTTTGGCATTCGAAACGTTTCTCTTTCACGTGGTCGATAACCTTGTCGATCCTGTACAACAAAGTGCCTACAACGCGGCGGGACGTCCGTTCTCGTTCATCGAAGCGGATATCCGTAGCGCAAGCGAAGCACGTCTGAGCGTCGTGCTGTCCGGCGCCCTGGAGAAAGCCGGCGCCGCAATCGAGAGCGGCCAAACCTGGGGCGATGTGCATCGTCTGCAAATCGCTCACCCCCTGGGGGCGCTACCGATTCTGGGAAAGCGCTACGTTTTCGATAATCTGCCGGTCGCGGGGAGCAGTCAGACGGTCATGAAGACCGCCCATGACATGACGGACAAAAAACACAACACTCAGTTCGGTTCGAACGCACGGCATATTTCGGATATGTCCGACCCTGACGAAAACTACTTCGTGCTCCTTGGAGGCCAGGACGGTTGGATGGGTAGCTCGACATTCATGGATCAGATCTCTTTGTGGCGCGACGGCGAGTTCATTCGTGTTCCCTTGCGATTGGAAACCGTGCGCGCAACCTTTCCCCATACGTTGGCCTTGCGCCCAGGGCGTTGA